One segment of Setaria viridis chromosome 4, Setaria_viridis_v4.0, whole genome shotgun sequence DNA contains the following:
- the LOC117852559 gene encoding protein CANDIDATE G-PROTEIN COUPLED RECEPTOR 7, whose amino-acid sequence MAASPSPRAAALPRRPAAVLLLLVLGAAMLVPPAAAEIRETLIRSDPRSIIPLDEFGFSHSGVLELNVSGITFDPPASAELDLSQLGFFLSTLDAWVHVLRQLQDLDVTCALQSELVKLAFTFDRLRPPSNPAGVEVARSSSFSTAYRVSEPGQYTLVFANCLGGGLKVGMDVRSAMYNVDPATGDRQYLSAGASSLPSIYFLFCLAYAGLAAAWVAILLRKRAAVFRIHYFMLAVLVLKALNLLAEAEDKSCIERTGTAHGWDVLFYIFSFLKGISLFTLIVLIGTGWSFLKPYLADKEKKVLMVVIPLQVVANIAQVVIDESGPYARDWVTWKQIFLLVDVVCCCAVLFPIVWSIKNLREAARSDGKAAVNLMKLTLFRQYYVVVICYIYFTRVVVYALQTITSYRYLWTSVVAGELATLAFYVFTGYKFRPEVHNPYFAIDDEEEEAAAEALKLDDEFEL is encoded by the coding sequence atggccgcctcgccgtcgccgcgcgccgcggcgctccCGAGGCGCCCCGCggcggtcctcctcctcctcgtcctcggcgcCGCGATGCTGGTGCCCCCCGCGGCGGCCGAGATCCGGGAGACCCTGATCCGGTCCGACCCGCGGAGCATCATCCCGCTGGACGAGTTCGGCTTCTCCCACTCGGGGGTGCTGGAGCTCAACGTCTCCGGCATCACCTTCgacccgccggcctccgccgagCTCGACCTCTCCCAGCTcggcttcttcctctccacgcTCGACGCCTGGGTCCACGTACTCCGCCAGCTCCAGGACCTCGACGTCACCTGCGCGCTCCAGTCCGAACTCGTCAAGCTCGCCTTCACCTTcgaccgcctccgcccgccctcCAACCCCGCGGGAGTCGAGGtcgcgcgctcctcctccttctccaccgCCTACCGCGTCTCCGAGCCGGGCCAGTACACGCTCGTCTTCGCCAACTGCCTCGGCGGGGGGCTCAAGGTCGGCATGGACGTCCGCTCCGCCATGTACAACGTCGACCCGGCCACCGGGGACCGCCAGTACCTCTCCGCCGGGGCTTCCTCGCTCCCCTCCATCTACTTCCTCTTCTGCCTCGCCtacgccggcctcgccgccgcctgggtcGCCATACTGCTTCGCAAGCGCGCCGCGGTCTTCCGGATCCACTACTTCATGCTTGCCGTCCTCGTGCTCAAGGCGCTCAACCTCCTCGCCGAGGCCGAGGACAAGTCCTGCATCGAGCGCACCGGCACCGCCCACGGATGGGACGTGCTCTTCTACATCTTCAGCTTCCTCAAGGGGATCTCGCTCTTCACGCTCATAGTGCTCATCGGCACCGGCTGGTCCTTCCTCAAACCCTACCTAGCCgacaaggagaagaaggtgCTCATGGTGGTCATCCCCCTGCAAGTCGTGGCCAACATTGCGCAGGTGGTCATCGACGAATCTGGACCCTATGCTCGGGACTGGGTCACCTGGAAGCAAATTTTCTTGCTGGTCGATGTGGTCTGCTGCTGCGCCGTGCTCTTCCCCATTGTCTGGTCCATTAAGAACCTCCGGGAGGCTGCTCGCTCAGATGGGAAGGCGGCTGTGAACCTCATGAAGCTGACTCTCTTCCGCCAGTACTATGTGGTTGTCATTTGCTACATTTACTTCACGCGCGTTGTGGTGTACGCATTACAGACCATCACCTCATACCGGTATCTGTGGACCAGCGTCGTGGCTGGCGAGCTTGCCACACTTGCCTTCTACGTGTTCACTGGGTACAAGTTCCGGCCTGAGGTGCATAACCCATACTTTgcgatcgatgatgaggaagaggaggctgcAGCTGAGGCACTCAAGCTGGATGATGAATTCGAGCTATAA